DNA sequence from the Atribacteraceae bacterium genome:
ACGAAATCCTGACCGCGACAGAAAAAGTCTAGGAGGGGTGAAGCCCGTTGATACTCAATGACCTGCTAACTCAAAGAACGATTCTATTCGACGGAGCGATGGGAACTCGACTTCAGACCCTCGGCCTGCCCCCCGGTCATCCGCCCGAGGAGTGGAACCTCTCCCACCCGGCTGAGGTATTCCAGGTCCACCAGGAATATGTCGATGGCGGTTCGCAGATCATCGAAACCAACACCTTCGGCGCAAACCGCATACGCTTGAAACGATATGCCCTGGCCAGCCGTATCCGGGACTTGAACCAGGA
Encoded proteins:
- a CDS encoding homocysteine S-methyltransferase family protein codes for the protein MILNDLLTQRTILFDGAMGTRLQTLGLPPGHPPEEWNLSHPAEVFQVHQEYVDGGSQIIETNTFGANRIRLKRYALASRIRDLNQEGAHLAREAAGDRVIPAASLGPTGEFLEPYGDLTPEVVLDTYREQVQILRESGIELFHLETFSYSGEALLACQAVREAGGEVIASF